One Oryza glaberrima chromosome 10, OglaRS2, whole genome shotgun sequence DNA segment encodes these proteins:
- the LOC127786138 gene encoding glutathione S-transferase APIC-like, which translates to MPGAVKVFGSPSSAEVARVLACLFEKDVEFQLIRVDSFRGSKRMPQYLKLQPHGEALTFEDGNVTLVESRKIIRHIADKYKNQGNPDLIGMGALERSSIEQWLQTEAQSFDVPSADVVYSLAYLPAATTQPNKGAAAADGGRCEEEKNDDGGRDRQYSSQRQGGAGAGGGRDGQMAAAHRQKVEEMKQLFEKSSKELSKVLDIYEQRLEEAEYLAGDKFTLADLSHLPNADRLAADPRTLRMLQSRRNVSRWWADVSGRESWKQVKSLNRPPSAEAPF; encoded by the exons ATGCCGGGAGCCGTGAAGGTGTTcgggtcgccgtcgtcggccgagGTGGCCCGCGTGCTGGCTTGCCTGTTCGAGAAGGACGTCGAGTTCCAGCTCATCCGCGTCGACTCCTTTCGCGGGTCCAAACGCATGCCCCAGTATCTCAAACTCCAG CCTCACGGCGAGGCTCTCACCTTCGAGGACGGCAATGTGACGCTCGTCG AGTCGAGGAAGATCATAAGGCACATTGCGGACAAGTACAAGAACCAGGGGAACCCGGACCTGATCGGGATGGGGGCGTTGGAGAGGTCGTCGATCGAGCAGTGGCTGCAGACGGAGGCGCAGAGCTTCGACGTGCCCAGCGCCGACGTGGTCTACAGCCTCGCCTacctgccggcggcgacgacgcagcCTAacaagggcgccgccgccgccgacggtggccgctgcgaggaggagaagaacgacgacggcggccgtgaCCGGCAGTACAGCAGCCAGAGgcagggcggcgccggcgccggaggaggaagggatggccagatggcggcggcgcaccggcaGAAGGTGGAGGAGATGAAGCAGCTGTTCGAGAAGAGCAGCAAGGAGCTGAGCAAGGTGCTGGACATCTACGAGCAGcggctggaggaggcggagTACCTCGCCGGCGACAAGTTCACCCTCGCCGACCTTTCGCACCTCCCCAACGccgaccgcctcgccgccgacccgcgCACGCTCCGGATGCTGCAGTCCCGCCGCAACGTCAGCCGGTGGTGGGCCGACGTCTCCGGCCGCGAGTCGTGGAAGCAGGTCAAGAGCCTCAACCGCCCGCCCTCCGCCGAGGCGCCCTTCTGA